Genomic DNA from [Chlorobium] sp. 445:
CATCGCTCAGCGAAATGCGTCCGTCACCACGCCCCTTGACCGATTCCTCTGCCAATTCAATAAGTTTGCGATCATATTGTTTGCCATTGATCTCAATGTAATAGGATGCGTCCGCCATAGTGTGTCTTCCTTTCTTTGCGCTTGGTTTGTTGAAGTTCCTAGAATATAGATGTTTACCTTTTTTTTTTATTGCAATAACAGAATTTTTTTTTACCAGAGACTCTTTACAAACGATTTGAAACTTTTTCAGCGCGTCGCTAACTTAAAGAAATGGCTTACCTTCAAACAAAATTTGCTTTCAGTATGCGATACATCTTTTTCTTCTCGCTGATGCTTTTGGCTACTTCTGCACATGCTCAATTCGGTACTCGCCTTTCCGCAGATAAGAATGCCACGAACCCAACAGGATTTCCAACAACTACAACAGCTCCTTCTATCCTCTCTCGTGAAGATAAACCTTCACCCAGTGCCGGCTTTGAGTCCGTGAAACCTACGCCCTACCCTGGACTTGAAACGTCGCAACCAATTCCGATGGTCAATGGTACTCAGTCTCTTCGGTCAGGACAGCGTCTTGGTATCACAATGATGACAGGTGCAGGCTATGGTTTTGGCTTAGGCTACGGAATCGGTAGCGCATCGCGCGTAGGCTACAGCTTTCCTTTCGGGCTCTACCTAGGTATGACTGGATTACTTTCCATCGGCACGGATTTTACATCCGGCACTCCGATGATAATGAGCAATGCCGCATGGCTTAACAACAACTTGCTTGGCGCAGAACTCGGCTTTGAAATTCCTGTCAAAATCTTTGGCGGCCAGTTCTTCAGCCGTCCTTATGCTGGCGTAGGATTGCTCTGGTCTAACCTGAACTTCTTCGGTTTCCCTCAGACCGGCTTCGGCAATCCTATTTATTCACCTTCAGCAAGTATCGCACCCAATAGCATCGCACCTTTCGGTCTGAATGCTGTGTTTTACTCCGTTGGTAATGTCTTTTACTACCAAATTCCTCAATTCTTCATTTTGCGCAATTTACTTGTCGGCATTGACCTGCGCCATGCATTTGTCGCTGAACGCAATGGCTTCTTTGCTGTACCTATGATTGGTATGTACTTCTAAGTTTCTTTTAGAATGCAAAAGGCGGACTTCAAATCCGCCTTTTTTGGTCTACCCTCTTTTGTCTCTTTTGTACCTTTTGCAGGTTCTGAATCATTTTTCAGCGACATTTGAGCCTTCCATTTCCCATTCCCAGATCTGGTCGAAAGTTGCTACAGGCGTAATGATGGCTTTCTTGATACGCTTGCTGACGCCGATTAGCGGCGACGACCACGTTACAATCGTCTCAGGCTGCTCCTCGTAAATAATTCTTTGGTATTCTTTCCAATACTTTGCAGTATTGAGTATCTCAAGCTCATCTTTAGCCAGATTAATCAACTCATCGACGCGCTTGTTCTGAAAGCAAGTGAAATTGTAAGGTGTTTTTTCAAGGTCGGAAAAGCGAATTTCGGATGGATCTACATCGGGCGGCGCTACCACAAACCCGCCAATAAAGGCATCAAGCTCACGGGTTCGCATCTTTTCGCTCATCACATTCGATTCAATCGTCTCGATTTGGCAATCAATGCCTACTTCTTTGATGTTCTTTTGAACTAAGACCGCAAGAAATTCCCGACCTTTATTGCCCTTGTTAATTGCCAGCTTGAAACTGAACTTTCGCCCATTTTTCTCCAAAATTCCATCACTGCCCTTCTTCCAACCTTCTTCTGCAAGCAAGGCTTTGGCTTTTTCAACGTCGTATGGATATGGTTTGAGTTCAACATCGATTGCCCAGCGGCAGATTGGCACCACATCTGTAACCGCTAACTCACCATATCCTCTTAAAAAACCATCAAGATACTCCTGCCGATTAATTGCGTACGTCAGAGCTTGACGCACTTTCTTTGAGCCAAAGAGCGGATGCGGCTGAATTTTCTTGGATTGATTGTAAAGGTTTTGGTCGATATTCATCCAGCCAATGTAAAGAAACACCACTTGACCGCGTGGCAAAATTTGCACGTTCGGGTTTTCTTTTTTCATCTTTTCAGCTTCTTCAGGCGGCACCGCTTGCAGCACATCCGATTCGCCCGTGCGCAGCATTGTCAGGCGCGTCGTGTTTTCTTGAACGACTCGATTCACAATGCGCTCAATCTTCGGTGGCGCTGGCAAATTGCACGACCTGTTTGCTACAAGCACACACTCCGAGTTCGGTGTCCACTTCTCAACTTTGTAAGGACCGCAGCCAATGAGCTTCTCAGGATTGCGGTTAAAATCACTCTTACGGAAGTCTTCACGCTTGACCTCTTTCCAAATGTGCGCCGCAATGAATGGCAAATTTGTGTACTTGCACATCAAATCAATAGGCATCGGCTTTCGAAAGCGCACAATGAGTGTTGAGTCATTTGGAATCTCAACGGCTTTTTTGAGATCCACTTCACCATTTTTTTGAGCCAAAAAGTTTTCACTAATAAAATTCTGCCGAATAGATGCGATAACCGTATCTGCATAGAGTTCGTAACTAAATAGCCAGTCACGCGCGGTAACAGGCTGCCCATCTGTCCATTTGACATCGCGCCGCAGTGTAAAGACAATCTCGCGATTGCCATTGCGTGCTTCCCAGCGTGTGGCAAAAAGTGGCTTATAGGTGATAAGACCAACGGCTGTATCAAATTCTTCTCGCATCAATTTTGGATAAATCATCTCGCAAAACTCACGCGAATTACTTTCATTTTGAATGATTGGATTGAGCGTCAAGTCAGCAAGGTAGGTATGCACCAGCGTATTGGGCGGCGCTGCAAACTTTGTTGCCTCTGCAGTCTTGGCGCCAGCACTTTGATTTTCTTTTTTGCTGCACGCCATTACGCTGAACACCACAAAAAAAGTAAGATAGCGCTTCTCATGTTACTGATGTTTGAGCTTGTTTGAGTGACTCTGGTTTTTCACCAGATTTTTCTGGTTACTGCAATTCTCTTTTTTGCAACTATTGTAATTTATGCCTTTTTAAACAAGTTTTTGAGCCTAAGTTTTCAACATGGCTTTGACTACGGTAACATCGTTGGTCTTTCACCGTAGCTGCACTTTTTTTCTGAGCCTGTATGCTGCACTGGTCCTTCAAGGCGTTTAGCGACCTGACACCGTTTGAACTCTACGAGATTCTCAAAGCGCGGCAAGCAGTGTTTATCGTAGAGCAGCATTGCACATACCTTGATGCAGATGATTACGACCAGATATCGTACCATTTGGTTGGACGCAGTGATGCGGGGGAGTTTTTAGCGTATTGCCGCATTGTACCGCCGCACACGAAATACAACGAACCTTCCATTGGCAGAGTCATGACAACGGCAAAAGGTCGTGGCAGAGGGTATGGTAAACTGCTTATGGCAGAAGCCCTTTCACGCTTGCACTTACTTTATCCGAACTCACCTATCCGCATCGGGGCTCAACTTTACTTGGAGCGATTCTACAACGATTTCGGTTTCATACGCTGCTCTGCGCCCTACGATGAAGATGGCATTGCACACATTGAGATGCTTCTTTGCGCAAAAGACACTTAGAAAACAGAGTAACTTTTCACCGTGTATACTTCACTGAAAAAAATTTGGAAACGATGAGCAGCGAGAATGGACAAGACAAGACGAATCGCCTCCTCGAAGCTATCTTGCTTGCGCTGCAAGACCACGGCACTGCGATTCGCGAGATGCGCACTGATATACGAGTCATCAAGGAAGATATCAGGGCGCTCACGCGTCGAGTGGAAAATCTTGAAATCGTTGTCGTGGATATGAACTGTCAGCTTGAGAGTGTGGAGCGTCGGCTTGAAAATGTTGATCGACGTCTTGAAAACGTAGAGCGCGCTCTGCTTGCTTTCACGGCTCTCTTCAAAGATGTACAAGAGCTACGCTAGCGCATCATGCGGTTGGAATCAAAGGTTAGGTAATTCTACTGGATAATTCCGACTCAGCATTTTGCTCGCCGCCAGCCCTTCTGCTCAAGCCATACCGCTCGATTTTGGTGCTAAACGCCTCACAAGTTTTGTTCTACAAGTTCAGCTTCACGCTCAACATCTTTCATTGTCCCTTTCGAGGGCGCAAGCGTAATGATGACAAACTTTGAAGTTGGTGTTTGACTTTTTTCTGCGATGCTATTTACAGGTACGAGCACATT
This window encodes:
- a CDS encoding ABC transporter substrate-binding protein — encoded protein: MACSKKENQSAGAKTAEATKFAAPPNTLVHTYLADLTLNPIIQNESNSREFCEMIYPKLMREEFDTAVGLITYKPLFATRWEARNGNREIVFTLRRDVKWTDGQPVTARDWLFSYELYADTVIASIRQNFISENFLAQKNGEVDLKKAVEIPNDSTLIVRFRKPMPIDLMCKYTNLPFIAAHIWKEVKREDFRKSDFNRNPEKLIGCGPYKVEKWTPNSECVLVANRSCNLPAPPKIERIVNRVVQENTTRLTMLRTGESDVLQAVPPEEAEKMKKENPNVQILPRGQVVFLYIGWMNIDQNLYNQSKKIQPHPLFGSKKVRQALTYAINRQEYLDGFLRGYGELAVTDVVPICRWAIDVELKPYPYDVEKAKALLAEEGWKKGSDGILEKNGRKFSFKLAINKGNKGREFLAVLVQKNIKEVGIDCQIETIESNVMSEKMRTRELDAFIGGFVVAPPDVDPSEIRFSDLEKTPYNFTCFQNKRVDELINLAKDELEILNTAKYWKEYQRIIYEEQPETIVTWSSPLIGVSKRIKKAIITPVATFDQIWEWEMEGSNVAEK
- a CDS encoding GNAT family N-acetyltransferase — protein: MLHWSFKAFSDLTPFELYEILKARQAVFIVEQHCTYLDADDYDQISYHLVGRSDAGEFLAYCRIVPPHTKYNEPSIGRVMTTAKGRGRGYGKLLMAEALSRLHLLYPNSPIRIGAQLYLERFYNDFGFIRCSAPYDEDGIAHIEMLLCAKDT